The sequence CCAGTTAAAGAGAATAGAGATATTGCAATTTTAACAATTAGTACAATTGGATATATTGTTGGTGAGAAAGAagtattaccattattattacatttagatgaattgaaaataaatcaaattaaagagATTATGAAAGAAACTGCTCAATCAGGTTGGTCAAAAGGTAAAAAGTCTGatcaaattgtaaataataataataataatagtagtagtagtagtagtagtagtaataataataataatagtaatagtaataataataatattggaaattcaagtaataatacaaatattgCCAATCCATCACCAACATCAGGTAGTatatcaacaccaacatcaaaACTTAAAACAATGATGACcaatatttcaaattctccatcatcatcaccatatttagataataaacaattaaatagtaattcaaaaccaaaactTGTATTTAAGATTGAACCTGATTTACAACCAATTTCACAATCACCTCCACCATCAAcctcaccaccaccactaccaccacctgaacaacaacaaccaacaacaacatcgcCAATTCCAATCAATACAATTTTAACCACCATAACATCATccgaacaacaacaacaacaatcatcatccattgaaaatgatgaaattaatgtAAATAGTATCCcgaacatcaacaacaacaacaacaacaataataataataataataataataataataataataataataataataataataataataataataataataataataataataataataataataataataataatgtttttaaagaaattgaagatattaaaaatttattaaattcaaaattaagtAATTTAATGGATTATACAAAAGaattagaatttaaaaatcaacaattagagaataataataataatacaaataatacaaacaataataataataaaaataataatggtttaattgatgatCATGATTATAGAttttatgaaaatttaaatattgaattatcaaaagaattacaaaatgaaaaagaaaagaaacaattattattagagaaAATGAAAGATTATGATAAACAAATCaatgatttaatatcaaCTTTTAGATTACTGTCacatgaaaataaagaattgaaACAACAAATTTGTTTACAAGATCGTGatattcaattattgaatgaaatgatgaaaaaagATGAAATCATAAAGACAACTCTATTACAAGAGATTGGAAAACTTAAAGAAAgtgcaaatttaaatttaacaactagtagtttaaattcaacaaatactACAAATATGAATATTATGGCTTTCTCAAATGATCCTTCAAGATATTTAGTTGAATTACCACCAACTGTCATTAGTCAATTACCTGAAGAGgaattagaattatttgaagaattaTATCAAGAGAATTTACGtgtaattcaacaacaacaacaaagaatTCGTGAATCAAAAGGAATTCaataaagtaataataataataaaaataataataattaataaaaataataataataataataaaaataataataataataataataataataataataataataataataataataataataataataaaatttttttattttttttttttatttattttttttatttttatttgtttttttaatttttttaattattattattattattttttattttttatttttttggaaaaaaattatctattttttaaattatttttaatttattgattgACATTTGTGTCTATTTTTTGAcaatttttttctattttttttttttttttttttaaaatttaaaattagtaaCCCAATTgcaaattccaaaaaaagaaaaaatggaaaaaaaaaaagttggaaaaaaaaaaaagttggaaaaaaaaaaagttggaaaaaaaaaaacttgaaaaattaaagtttatttttttgacaattaatttctattttttaatctttttttttatctttttatttatttatttttttttttaaacataaatataagctttttatttatttatttatttttatttttttttttttttttattagttataataacaatttaaacaaagcgcattttttttttattttttattttttttttttttcgagcagttttaatttttagaagttttttttttttattttattttatttttttttttttcaatttcgacgtttttttttttcaaattttttttttttttttttttttttttttcttttttattttttatttattatttatttgttgtgctagtattatttttattatagatAATAGAATACAGCCTtcatatattataatatagcgaaaaaatgaatcattcaagtaaaaaaaataaaaatcgtATTCTTAGAAATAAAGCTAGAATATATTGTGATGTAAATCTTCACAAACCAAAGGAATATTGGAACTATGAAGCTTTAAATGTTAAATGGGAGTATgttgtttaaaaataaaacaaaataatataagaataaaaaaaaaaataacaaagtaaaaacaaaagaatcaaaaaaattgatattataattataaaaaaattataatatacacaaaaaactataaaagtgaaaaaataaataattataataattaataaaataaataataataaaagtaataataataataataataataataaaattaaaataataataattaataataataaaataataataataaaaattaataataattgtaataataatcaattggtGAAGTGAATGAATcaactataaataaaaaagagggatataattttaaaataataaaaataaaacagtGTGTGGAAgaacaaaaattttttttttttctataaaaatagaaataatttaaaaaaagaaaataagaaaaaaaaaaaaaaaaaataataataatttatatttttattaattatttatttatatatttagaACTCAAGATGATtatgaaattattagaaaaataGGTAGAGGTAAATATTCAGAAGTATTTGAAGGTGCCAAcattaaaaacaatgaaaaaTGTGTAATTAAAGTATTGAAACCAgttaaaaagaagaagattaAGAGAGAGATTAAGATTCTTCAAAATCTTTGTGGTGGACCAAATATCATTACATTATATGATGTCGTTAGAGATCCACAATCAAAGACACCAAGCTTAATTTTTGAGTATATCAACAATACCGATTTCAAACATCTCTCACCAACACTCACCGATTTCGATGTAAGATATTACATTAGAGAATTATTACACGCATTGGATTTTTGTCATTCAAACGGTATCATGCATAGAGATGTTAAACCATCAAACGTTATGATTGAtcatcaaaaaagaaaattgtaTCTCATCGATTGGGGTCTTGCCGAATTTTATCATCCAAATCAAGATTACAACGTTAGAGTTGCTTCTCGTCCATACAAAGGACCAGAATTATTGGTTGATATGGAAGATTATGATTATAGTCTTGATATGTGGAGTCTTGGTTGTATGTTTGCTGGTATGGtaagtaaaattaataataaataattaaatatatatatatatagatatATAAATGTAGTACatacaatttattaattaatcattttatttatttatttatttatttatttatttatttatttatttatttatttatttatttatttatttatttatttatttatttgttggtTTATTTTAGCTCTTCCAAAAAGATCCATTCTTCCATGGTCatgataatattgatcaATTAGTAAAGATTGTAAAGATTTTAGGTACAGAAGAATTTTATGCCTATTTAGATAAATATGGTATCGTTGTTGATCATACTATCCTTAGTATCATTGGAAAGTAAgtataataatgaaaataagtTAACAGATCAGAAGGGAAGATTATTAGTTTAAAAACACTCTTTTAGCAATTTTTATTAACCACACATAATTAtcactatttttaaaataatagacATCCAAAGAAACCATGGTCAAGATTTATTACCAAAGAAAACCAACATCTTGCAGTACCAGAGGCCATTGACTTTTTGGAAAAATTATTACGTTATGACCCAGCCGAAAGATTAACTACAAGAGAAGCTATGGAACACCCATACTTTAAACCATTAtctcattaaataattatataatcataattaaaataataacaactgATATTAATTTCCCaacaagaaattaaaatcaaaaatcaaaatcaaaatcaataccaataccaataccaaaatcaaaatcaaaatcaaaatcaaaatcaaaatcaaaatcaaaactaaaactaaaacaaaaacaaaaacaaaaacaaaaacaaaaacaaaaacaaaaacaaaaacaaaaacaaaaacaaaaacaaaaacaaaacaaaaacaaaattaaaatccaAACTTCCACTTTCATTTCATTACcaccaaaaaattaaaaaaaaaaaaaaaaaaagaaccaCAGTACAAATCAAACAACAATACAACTCTTTTAAATAcctaatattatattaatatcaaaagCTATATAATACGTACGCTCCAaacaacaaagaaaaaaagaaaaaaaaaaggaaaaaaaggaaaaaaaaaaaaaaaaagaaaaaaaactaattataACTATGActtccattttttaaataaaaaaaaaaaaaaaaaattaaaaaaataaaaaatactattaaaaaaaaaaaaaatatatataattaattaaaaataacataGGGGTGTGgttaattgtaaaaaaaagtattattcAATTCATTCAtggtttataatttttatttttttttgtaatctatttataattttttatatctttttttttttccaatatcCACTCACttattaaattgtaataaataataataataaaaatagaaattaataaaaaaaaaaaaaaaaaaaaaaaaaaaatgaatattgataaaataaaaatatttaaatatttttttttattaatattattatttattttaatttttattaatgatattaaatttattgaaagTTTAACAGGATGTGAACATTTAACATCAGATTTATGTTTAGCTGCATATCCAATGTGTATGTCATTGATATTAACTAGTTGTTGTCCTGGACAAATTTCATTATGTTTAGATATTGATACagttattaaatatttaacaaataaagaattatttttaaaagcaTGTTTAAGGAATTTAAATAGTGGTGTTTTGTATGAGTTATGGGGTGATATGGATCCAATACCtggttttgaaattatacCAATACCAAATAAAACATGTTTAGATTTAGGTTGTGAAAATAAAGGTTTAGATTGTGTTTTAAAACCAGTTACAAATTGTATTTCTCCACATCAGTCTTCATGTTGTGCATCTGAGCCAACTTgttctaatttttcaaatataattaatttaaatgaacatGTTTATGGTAATGAAAATTGTGCTAATGAATGTCCAGATGGGTATCTTTGTcgttttgtaaataatagtaattctTGTTTACCATCATCTtgtgattatttaaattgtcCAATTGGTACTgaatgtaaattattaaaaggttTAGATGTAGTaagttgttttaaaattattgaaattgataaaggtaattatatattttaataataattattattattatctaaaattaatttttttttttttttttttttaggaattgataataaagattGTAGTAATGTTGTTTGTCCAGATGGTTTTGTATGTGGTAGTGCAAGTCCAACAAATTTCTCATGTGTACCACCTATagattcatttattttagatttattcgATTGTTCAATATGTCCAAAAAATTGGGTTTGTCACAAATATGGATGGTCTGGATTTTGTgtagaatttaataaagatacACCTATGATTGAAAATCCATGTATTGATGGTTCTTGTTTAGATTTTCAATTTTGTAATAAAACTTCACAAAGATGCGAATTTGAAAGATGTTCACCAACAACATGTCACCCTCAAATGATATGTTTCCAATATCACCCATCATCACCTCGTGTTTGTACTGGTTCCGAAATTATATCTCAAATATATGCACCAATAACATTAGGAGAGTTTAATCCAACATTTGAAGATCTAGAAtaactttaaaatttatttatttatttatattatttttatttatataataatattaatatctattatctacttttttatttttttttttatattcttttttatttaaatagtataataaatttttttttttttcttttataatttaaattacattttttaaaatttaattagtatataataataataatagtaatttttaaaatttaattagtatataataataaataaattaaattaagcGGCCAGGTCCccatattaaaatttatatggGCATGGGTTTggggaaattttttttttttttttttcaaatataccAAGATAGTTTGGGGTAGGAATAGGAGAAAAAAGTGCTTACCTTTtaataccaaataataaaaaatttatttgattgtttgagattaaaaataaaaaaattaaaaatacaaataaaaattaaacacaCTGGGtgttaaaatcaaaaacaaaaaaaaaaaaaacattattttacataaactttattttttttttattttttttttttatttttttttttattttggaaatttttaaaattatttattaacacACAAACAATAAAACACACTGggattatcatcattatcactatcattattattattattattattataattgtttttttatttattaatagaatttgacaacaatgaaaataaaattaaaaataaatgaatggATTTAGAAAactatttctattattatttttaattatcaatattattattaaaataaaaattacaaatagtTTAACAGGATgtgaattattatcactaGATCTATGTCTATCAGCATATCCAATGTGTATGGCATTAATATTAACAAGTTGTTGTCCTGGTCAATCCCCACTATGCTTAGAAGTTGATACTGTTATTAATTAtctaacaaataaaaaacaaaatattcaaaattgtcttagaaatttaaataatggaaTTTTATATGAATTATGGGGTGATATGGATGAAATTCCTGGTTAtgaaataataccaataccaaatATAACTTGTTTAAATTTAGGTTGTGAAAATAaaggtaaataaataaataataatattaaataaataaataataaaaataaataaataaataaataattaatatgtttttttatttttttatatttttttttaaatttaaaaggatTTAGTTGTAAATATCAAAGTGTTGCAAGTTGTAAAGATTCTCAATCATTATGTTGTAAACCAATACCAGTTTGTACCAATTTTacaaagaatttaaatgaagTTATTAGATATGGCACAGATGATTGTTTTTTACCATGCCCTGATCAATTCATTTGTAAAACTATAAATGGTGAAATGACATGTGTACCAACCAATTGTAGTTTGATTCAATGTCCATATGGTACAACATGTTTACCATTAACAGGTTTAAATACAGTTTCATGTTATAAAACAATTGATAGTGAATTCCCACCAAATAATGAAACATGTGAAACTGTAGGACCAGAATTTGTTTGTCCtaaagattttatttgtGGTGAAAGTCCTTATTCAAATACAACTTGTGTTCCTAACCCGTTTGATACATTGGGTAATGATTTCCTTTGTGAAGAATGTCCACCACATTGGTTATGTAGAAAATTTGGTTTCGATGGATTTtgtattgaatttgaaaataatttcgAAAGAGAATTTGAATGTTTTGGAAGGTTTTGTTTATCCATTCAATTTTGTAATCAAACTAGTCAACAATGTGAATATGAACGTTGTACAAATACAACTTGCGTATCTCAACAACTTTGTCTTCAAAATAGTCCAACTTCACCAAAACTTTGTATTGGTACAAATATTATCCCAGTCATCGAAACTCCAAGATCAAATCCACCACAATCAGATCCAttctttgataataataataataataataataataataataataataataataataataataataataataataatgataataataataataataataataataataaagtttaaatataataattattgagtattttatttatttatttaaaattttaaaaatattttcaggtattattatattcattgaaaaaattttatcttttaaaatctttgaataactactatttaataatgaatcaaataTATCATTTCTATAATTATCAGTTATATATTCTATTGAAGATTCTTGAATTACTTTTAATTCACCatattttgttattttaacatttttaagCAATTCAACAGTTTCTAAATTACCAGATTTTATAGCATTATTAATTGCATCTCTGGAAATaccaatttttaaagttgGTTCATTTTCTATGAATAATTTAGCAAGTTCAGTTTGTCCATTTAAACAAACTCTATCTAATGACCTATAGGTTAATTGAATTGGTGAGAGTGTATCTGGattttcaattcttttttgaattatatattttacaaattctTTATCATCACAATAAGAGTTTGTTAAATAAACATCTAAAAATTGAATACGACCATCTATATTTTCAAGAtaaatatttgataaatgTTCTAAAGAGTATTTAACAATTTGATAActagaatttaaatttataattccTTTTCCTTTAAAATGGGATTGATTTTTTGGATCtacaataaatttaaatgtatcAAAATCCTTTGATATTTTGGTAGtatacaataataaatatcctctatcaaatgataaatttggagtgaatgaatttttattttcaattaaatagattaaactttttaaatttgcaatttttttaatttgtgaaGATTCTGCATCAAGTCTTTTTGGTAATCCCTTTTCATCACAATATTCAATAACTTGATAGTAATATTCAATagataattgatttaaataaaagaatttattaatttgttcgaattcattaaatctaatattattatttttaaccaatttaataaatactgaaattgaattttttaaagatttataaattatatctAATACACCATCACTAAGTAtagaattatttgaagttataattgaaaaattttcaatttcctTTTCATTAGTacattgaaaatttttaaattctttaatatataattctGTCATCTCTAAATTACcagttttaattaattttcctAAAAGTCTTGcaatattaatttctgatctttttaaatcatttaaacataatttaaataatctttcaTGGTATTCAATTTCACATGTAGAATCTAAACTTTGTAATAGTACTTCATGTGATAAttctatttctttatttattgatttgttagtttcttttttaaaagtttcaattaaataatttaatgttTCTAATCTAGTTGATGAGTTTGagtttaaattaaaagtagAGGTAGAAGAGGATGGATTAAAAttagaggaagaagaagaggaagaggaggaagaagaagaaattgaattatatattttatttttacttaaaaataaaatataagaTTCTAAATTTgtcatatattttttttcatctattatatttgaaagaataaatatttttaatgaacgttgttcaattaaatattgaataattttaatatcatctgaaaataaaaaataccaTTTCATTAATCTTTCTGTCttattttcataataatCCAAGTTATCACaatataaagttttaaaCATTTCATATGTTATTGTACTTGCATCTTCAAtcataaaatataaaatactatcatattcatttttaatactattttcattggtaattgatttattgtAAACATatgattgataatattgacttaataattttttatcttttaaaataactGATATTGGTTTTCTCTTTAATGATGTAAACCCAAATCTACTATTCTTTACATaactaaaaatttttttaaataaaaacatatttctaaatattttaaaaaataaagtatccatatttttcttttttttttttttatattaaaatatgtatttgattaatcaaaaaaaaaataatataaaaaaaaaaaaattagatatttTCAGTGTTTTTTCcctaaaaatttttttttaatgacactggatttttttaaaaaaaaaaaaaaaaaaatggatattttatttttagaatataactatttgaaattaattttttgtctaattgtttttattttgaagaaTAAAGAGTAgggaatatattttatataaaaaaatagattttttatattaaaaaaaaaaaaaaaaaaaaaaaaaaaaaaaatttttagttGAACTTAataagtaaaaaataaaaaaaatattcaaattgtatttttataagcaggaatgaaaaaaaaaaaaacaatctaGATTtgaaaaactaaaataaaaaaaaaaaaacaaaacaatctagatttattatattacatttacaatttttttttttattatattttatataatatttatatattattattattattattattattattattattattattattattattattattattattattattattattattattattattattattattattattattattattattattattattattattatttattttattttattttattttattttattttatttttattattattttattttattttccaactttataatatttcatcatttgaacTAACATTACTAAAACTGGAGGAACATCACCTTCAATGATCcattcaccaccaccaccagagGAAGAAACTAAAAAATGTCTAGATAAAGTCCAAGAATATTGAGTTCTAATTGGGAAATTATCAACTatatattgtttttgttgtgatTGATAGAGATATTTTAAGTAAGGTTCTTTTGAAGTTTTAGAGTCATCACCATACCAAGTTAACCAAACACCATTCCATCTTCCTCTACCATAAGAGACTTGAGTGGTTGGAGATGGAGTTAAAGTGCAACCATCCCATTGATAGTGTAAACTTTTACCATTATCCCAACAGGAGCTCGTTAGTTTACCATCACAATAGATCCATTCTTCGTCTGCATATCTAAAGGAGCCACCTTTATGATTTGTTTTATTCAATTGTAGATATTGTTCCTTTAGGGATAAGTCCATTGAAGATTTAaagtttgaatttgaaacACCATCGAAAGCCAATATCCAACCGATCATATCTTCAGAGGTTTCGAAACAAAAGGTTATTGATTTAActttattactattgctaattgcactaccactactactaccaccgcCAACGCCGCCGCCGCCACCACTTCCTccatttaaattcaatgaaCTTAGACTACCAGTACTTAAACTCCATTCTTCAGTGATTTCATTACCACCGATACCATTAACACCGCCACCACCAATTCCATTCAAAGTTGCATCGAAATTGATAGTGAAACCATTTGAAAAGCCATCTTTTGAAGGTAACTGAATTACAGAGATTTGAGTTGTTTCATTCAATGGTTTTCTAATTAAAAGTTGATCTTCACGTTCACTAGAGTAAATTAATAGTTCACCATGTGATAATACCACCCATTTCGATGAGAATTTAGTACCCAAGGTTCTACTCTTCTTTATGGTGATATAACCTTTTTTATAGATTTGACCATTGATATGTGGTAATAAACCAGTTGATAATCCCATTGTTATTGTCATCTCTAATGGAATCGACATTATCTCTGTTGGTACAATACCGCTTTGTATAAACTTTGAAATGCTCGATATTATTGAATACAAAATATAAGTACGCTTTATTGATACATTCGCTTTAAAAATCTCCatctttaaatataatatcttttttgccaataaaaatgtttttttctCCATTTCATCAATCATCATTGATTCTAATTCTGATTCACTCATTACATCAaatccaaaattaaattgttttaaaatttccattattactaatatatCATGTTTTgcttttaatcttttttcaattttttcaatttcttcttgattattattattattagaatcaTTTTGTGTTATTGGTGGAGTTGttggtgaatttaaatttgatgttgaatttgttgttgttgtagttgttgtagttgtagttgttgttgttgttgttgttgtagttgttgtaattgtgtTTAAAGTTTTTTGGTTTGCACTTAAGGTTGAAAgaataaattcaatatctttaCCAGCCATTTCTTTACACTTTACAATATCAAAATCAGATGGTACGTCCCATGATTTCTCTGAACTtggttttgaaataattgaaattgttgatttataaGAATTTGATGATACTGTacttgatgttgatgaatttaattgaccattattattattattattgttattattattattattattattgttatttgtattagttgttgtttggctattattattattattattattattattattattatttaaaatattaccaCTACTTATACCACTACTCATACTTGATAAGTCAGAATTATTAGTTGCATTTGATGTAGAGGAAGAAGTTGATTGTCTATGTATTGGTGGTTGTTGCTGTtcatcttgttgttgttgttgttgttgttgttgttgttgttgttgttgttgttgttgttgttgttgttgttgttgttgttgttgttgttgttgttgttgttgatgatgatgatgatgagaaTGATTATGAGAATGATTATGTTTATCCTTATCAATTTGATGCTTCATTTTCTCTAATGATCTTGATTTTCTACGTAAACGTTTAGAGAGTTCTTCAGATTCAGagtttggtgatgatgataaaggAGAACAAGTTGCAGCTGATAATGGTGTTGCGCAATCATCAcattcatcttcattatcactTAGAGTATGTGGTGAACTTGTATTACTAGTTACAACGCTACTAGAATTAGTAGTTGAATCATTGTCTTGAACAATACTTGTTATTATTGCActtgatgataatggtgcCATATTCACTGATTTCTTTAATGTTGGTGTATCAACTTTTACCATTACTGTttgattattactattattaatattaatattactactattattattaatattattattattattattattactattattaatattaatattattattattattattactacttatattattactactattaatattatttgtaatattattgttgttattattggcgttattattatttatttcacaattattattattattattattattattattattattattattaatattaatattaatattattattattattattattattattattattttgttgttgttgttgttgttgagcttgTATTTTTTGTTGGTTATGTTGTGCTATATAATGATCCATATTTGGAGAacttgttgatttttttttaaaaaatgaagacattgattttttctttttttcttttatattaCTGTTTATTTTTACGTTATCACCATTTACGTTATTATCTACAAGAACAATTTCTGttgattttttcatttttatttatatatagtGGGGTatttatattgattatttctgtgttttctttctttcaaaaaataaataaaaataaagaaaaaaaaaaaaaaagtaaaaagtaaatatttaaattggtattgttatttttgGTATTAGGTAATGATAAAATGTACGTTTTATACCAAAAATTTTGagattataaataaattcatacaaattattataataataaaaaaaatgaaaaataattgtgtaacaattggatttaaaatattttttttgtattt comes from Dictyostelium discoideum AX4 chromosome 2 chromosome, whole genome shotgun sequence and encodes:
- the casK gene encoding CK2 family protein kinase codes for the protein MNHSSKKNKNRILRNKARIYCDVNLHKPKEYWNYEALNVKWETQDDYEIIRKIGRGKYSEVFEGANIKNNEKCVIKVLKPVKKKKIKREIKILQNLCGGPNIITLYDVVRDPQSKTPSLIFEYINNTDFKHLSPTLTDFDVRYYIRELLHALDFCHSNGIMHRDVKPSNVMIDHQKRKLYLIDWGLAEFYHPNQDYNVRVASRPYKGPELLVDMEDYDYSLDMWSLGCMFAGMLFQKDPFFHGHDNIDQLVKIVKILGTEEFYAYLDKYGIVVDHTILSIIGKHPKKPWSRFITKENQHLAVPEAIDFLEKLLRYDPAERLTTREAMEHPYFKPLSH
- a CDS encoding hypothetical protein (Similar to Dictyostelium discoideum (Slime mold). Phosphatidylinositol 3-kinase 3 (EC 2.7.1.137) (PI3-kinase) (PtdIns-3-kinase) (PI3K)); amino-acid sequence: MNIDKIKIFKYFFLLILLFILIFINDIKFIESLTGCEHLTSDLCLAAYPMCMSLILTSCCPGQISLCLDIDTVIKYLTNKELFLKACLRNLNSGVLYELWGDMDPIPGFEIIPIPNKTCLDLGCENKGLDCVLKPVTNCISPHQSSCCASEPTCSNFSNIINLNEHVYGNENCANECPDGYLCRFVNNSNSCLPSSCDYLNCPIGTECKLLKGLDVVSCFKIIEIDKGIDNKDCSNVVCPDGFVCGSASPTNFSCVPPIDSFILDLFDCSICPKNWVCHKYGWSGFCVEFNKDTPMIENPCIDGSCLDFQFCNKTSQRCEFERCSPTTCHPQMICFQYHPSSPRVCTGSEIISQIYAPITLGEFNPTFEDLE